TAGGCTATGCTGGTGGGATAGGACTGGACTTGATTTGGAACTTTGTTTATGTAGAATTTGGAAATCTTGCTTGGGTGGACTTGTTTCTATGGGTTGGAGTCAATGGAACTACATTCAATTCCAATCCATTGACATCCTGTATACACAATGGAAAACCAAAAGAATAAAAGCATGGAGCAATAGCAAGTTGTATTAATATGTAAAAGAAATGTCTGCAATTTGCTCAATCTCTGATGTATTCTTAAACATCCTTTGATCTGGTCTCCTTACCTGATTTAGATTCAAAGGCTGTACAAGCTTATGCTTGGGCAAAATATCTGAAGGCGTTCTTTTGATCTTCTAAATTTATGAAGATTAAAGAATGTGTTTGATTGGGGATTTGTGAAGCTTGATCTCAGCATGCACCAATGACATATTTTCCCTAGTATTTTCTCATGGAGGGCAGATCTTTGGCTTGTGAGCAAAAGAATCTGCACGTAGATATTAAGTGCTCGTTGGTCTTCCATTGATGGGTGATAGATGCTTAGCTgtagaaatatgtaaaatgctTGTAGAAGACCTTTTGCAATGAATAGAATCTCTATTTATAGACAAGGTTGGGATTCTTAATTTGGAATTCTTACATTTGAATTTGAACCCGTGTAGTTTTGTGCGCTTTTTGTGTTATTTTATACACCCTtctcttatttataaaaaaataaaaataaaattgaattccaTTGACTTGGAGAAAAAAATCCATCACTCACAAGATTATAGTGATCCATGTCTTGAACTGTCAAGCCGATCTATATACAGCAGAGCCCATATCAAATGTAAGTTTAACTTGTTGAATTTTTAAGAGTCAATGAGAAGTCCTTTGAATTGATCATTGACTGACCTGATGTTGATTCAATGCTTGCCAAAATTTTGTTGTCTGCAATTGCATACTCAAAGCAATCAAGCTTTTGAGTTCGAATCGGGGCTTCAGGTTCCCATTCTAGAGCTTCAGCTCCAATTCGATGcaaatcaaacaaaactttAGGATAATAATCCCAGTCATATTTAAGGAACCCTCTTCCTCTCAGCTCTTTTTTAATTACGTAAAATCTTTTCTTATGTTATTCCAATACGATGCTTTCATTTTATGTAAATAATGTCAACCTTATAGGTGAGTACTGTTCATTCTCATGGGTCTGTTATTGTTAGGGTAATTCTTTTGAAACTGCCCCTGCAGCAAAATACAGTAGCATTTGGatacactttatttatttattttaaatataaactcCTATACAAAATACAAATACCAAAAAGCAGAAATTTAAATTCTATAGGaattgaactttttatttttaaaaagcaaaaaataagaaatgtatcTAAACATCACCtaaattatccttttttttttgtgtgtgaaAATTTCCATTTACCACACATAAAATGTTATCCTTAGTTTCAGGTTCAACTCTGCTGAGGCTTGCTTTATCACTCAGCTTGCAGGTGGTCAAGTGATCTGCAAGGATTGGTCTTGTGCCTCAATCCCTTGTGGAGGTGTAGGGATGGGGATAGCCTGTACTTAGTTcctaatttatgaaaattgtcatATATGAAACCATTTGCTATTTTCCATGTGTTATCTAAAATGCAGTTGGGATGCTAATGCCTGATGTTGATGACTGGAATTTCATCACTTCGTGGATTGGTTATAAGATTTAAGGCTTTCTAATAGTTGTTGCTTAATCGGACTTCCTCTATTGCTCCAGGCATGGGAATGCACTCCTGAGAAGGCAGTAGCATGGAATGTCTTATCGTTGTTTACAACTTCTGGGATGCTTTTTCTGGAAGTAAGCTTGGTGGCCTTTTTACTCCAAGGAAATTATGCAAGTGGATTGGAAGCTTTAACGCGAACTTTTGTTGTCTCAGGACTTATTATTGGTTTGGATCTACTCCTCAAGGTATTCtgtgcttttcttcttaaaaacatttccaTCCCTTTCTTGGCTGTTGGAAAATAAAGTTGGGGGAAAGTTTCCAAAAACTaggattttgatttggtttctaaaagtcaattagaatatttttagtttgagttaGTTGAACAAGAGTGATGGAAGAcaataaatttttcttcatttttttacttgAGTTCTCTCTCTTTATGTAATTACTTCATCAACAAATTGATATTTAGTAATTGTTATtagtaaattttgttttttttccaaagtaaAGCTGGCTTCCATTAGCTTTCTGGTTTCATTGCCATTAAATTTGATCtttgtctttttcattttaatgtctGAAGCTCTTGATGGTGGCTTCATAATTGGGGATCTTAGTAGCTGTGTTTTTTGTGTAACTTGTACCAGCTACCATTACTATAATTGGTTTATATTGTAAATTGTGAGGATAAGCTCTCCTAATACCTGGCTTTAATGAGTCAATATCTTCCTGTCACAATACATTTATATGCTTGGTTGTTTGCTTTGTGTTGTTCACATGCTACCCTTTTTTTTCTGTAATTAGCTTATACCCAACCCCACCTTTACTGTTGATGCGAAAATTGGCCTTCATACTCATGACAAAATGGAAGTTTgatttaaccatattttaacctttttaactTACTAGTAGTGGCACATCTGATGCATAACTACTCTTTCTAAATCATTGATATGTCCATGATTTTGTATATGTGGTATGTCCGTTGATCTGTCTATGATATTAGGAATCTGACACGGAAGGAGCATGAGCTCCCTTCTCTGTGGCTGTACTGATGGCACACTACATTGTGAAGTGGGTAGATGGTGCCACTGTTGCACCCTTCTCACTAGAAGGGATATACGAATTCAGAAATATCAGATCTCAGAAATACTAATTTTCTGTATGGGGACAAACTGTAGTTAAGTGGACCTAATTTTCTGTATGGGGACAAACTGTAGTTTAGTGGACCAACTTAAATGCTCCAGCATCCTCTGCAATTTTGAATCACACTTTCCCCCTTCTACAACATCTGTAATACAATTTTCTGTTCTCATGCCATGCTTTGTGGCATAAAAAATCTAGAATATTTCCCCAATATTTTATAATGTAATGATACTGTTTCTTTTCAGGTCATTTACCTATTTGGATTTGGGGTCCCATTGTTTATTGACAACAATGATCAATCACATCGGGTAAAATGGGGCTTGTGGGTTGTCCACAAACTAGTGCTTACTGCTGTTTATGGCTTCATATTATTCATGTACCACTCAAAATGGAGAGAGAGGTTACCTGGTGAGATTGTCTAATATATGCCTTGTCTTTGAGGTTGAATTTGTCTCATAGTGAAGACGTAATCACTAAATTTAAGTCtgtttcttctttcctttgatgcAGCAAGACCTGCATTCTACAAATATATCACAATCATGTGCTGCTTGAATGCATTAGCATTGTTTGCTTGTGGGCTTACAGGAAATGGGGCTGGTTTTGGGTTCTGGTATTCCTCAATCTAGTTTTTCTATGAAGCAAAGAATTTCACAGGCTTATCGAGTCAAgatactaaattttttaaaattttttttgcagGTTATATGGTCTTACAATGATTTTCTACCATGCCTTTTATCTTCCCCTTCTATATATTACATTTCTAGCAGACTTTTTCCAGGTCATCGGATGTCCATCCCTTGCAAGTTCCTCTGTTATTTCTTTGAAATCTGTTTTGCCCCATTCCATGTAATACtctattttatgattgattagATTCGCTATAGGTTATGACTGGGTGTGCTGTGATGACAGGAGGAAGATTTGCATTTGGAGAATGTATACTACTCTGAGATGAAAGATGCCGGCTTCTTTGATGCTGATTGGGAGTGATGCAACTGCACTTTCTGAATCAGAAGATGGTCTCTGGTTTTTACACTgtatataaaagtaaataaacaataagGCCCCATTGGACTTGGTGGTTTAAGAGAATTAAAAGAGGGTTTGATTAATGTTTCAATGACTTGGCTGTTTCTTATCATTTTACAAGAGCTGTTTTATAGCAAACTCTAAAGCGAACATGACTATATGGAAAGCGATTTAGAGTCTGTGTCAATTTAtaggctatatatatatagtatcaaGTGCATAATGGATTGAATGGATGAATTGCTGCCCTAAGTTTAGAAATCAGAAACATTTGAAAGTGAGGAAGCATAAGCATCAAGTGCTCaaatttgtcttttttctttcccactGCTGAAAATTGGGTGGCTGGTAGTTAAGAgggaattattttttctaatgcTCCCTTCTTTCCCTGTGCACGATGGGCTTGTTTGCTGAGTGCTGTTATCAGCATTTTTGCTTGCCtattgaaaaaaggaaaaggggtGAAAAGTTGGGTTAATGTTTTGTATGGGAAGTTGTTATACTGCTAATGGTAGTGTAACCAAATTGTAAGGTTGTGAAATAACATGCCTACAAGGCTGCAAGCCTGCAACCAAAACGGTGGCCCTTTAGGCATGCCTACAAACCCCCAATAAATAAGCAAGCATTTCAAATTGGTAAATAAAATTGCAGGAAATAGCTTGAACGAAGAATGTTCAAAATGTTGCAGATCGCACCATTCATATTGAACTGAATCTGGCAATGCTTTGTTTACTAAAATGAATACCCTAACCAAAGACACTCTATCATGCTAAGCTCTGGCTATAATGAAACCGAAAATCCAGGCATAACTTAAAAAGTACTGAAGAGCAACACACAAAAAGATGTAAGTTTGTAACAGGAATGCTAGAGATTCCACATGCAGAAGGCTACTAAGAGATGCCAGGTAAGGTTTAAAAACCTCCAGCTCTGGATTTCTCTGTTTCTTCTAAGCATCCTTCTTCTCAATGAGCTTCTCAATAAGATCTGCAGCATCCTGAACAGTTGCAATGCTCTGGGCACTCTCCTCTTCCACATTGATACCAAATTCCTCCTCTAGTCCCATCACGATCTCCACCTATATAACACATGGCATGACCATTGGGTTAAACAACAATTGGTAATAACTGACATTTAAAGATGGGTGAAAACATAATAATTTGTGGTGAGATATAAGACCAAAAAGCAATTGACCAATCAAGAATCAGAAACGAACATCAAACATAGCAAATCATGTTGCGAGAGCCAGAATCTACAGTGAGGAGGGTggagggagggagggggggCGCAAAACAGGGAACGCTGATTAGATAGGATAAGCACTCTTGCAATagaacatttttaaaatgaagatTATAGAGTACATCTTGATATCCCACTAGAACAAAAACATCCATTTCTACTAGCATGGCATTTATGATTTCTGAAAGTTTTTTCAAAGGACAGTATAATGTGCATTTTGATTATACATACATAcaaatacatatttatattcaaatgcACCAAACAAAAGGGGTGCAACATTGTACACAAGGATGCATGTTAGGACAgccaaaggggaaaaaataggACTCTACACTCCTTATAGAAAGCATTGGTAAAATCTAAGAAAGAGAGGAGCCTGTCAAGGCTCCACATGTGAAACAAAATGTTTATTTAAGTACCATGAGATATCCAAATGGTCAATCATAAATAAGGGCTCAAGCCCCCTCTAACTCAATATAACAGTATCCAAACCCATTTTGCTTTATCCAAAATCATATATCTACTAAGTAAGAAATAATAGGAAACCATGTTCTTTCAACCTTGCTCTCTGTTCTTTTTGGTCTTTTCATTGTAGTGCATTTCTGAAACCTTTTAATACTGAGGCAGGCACCTCCTTAACATGTAACTTACCTATAACCCATCTAATCACAACCATGTCTTTGACAAACAACAAATACCAAACACCAAAAGCCTTGAAATCACTTGTAATATAAGCACAGTTAGCTATATATTGATTGACAGGAAGCATATACAACTATACAGTGAAAATGTATCatgattggaaattaaattttaatgttaaaacTACCATTCTAACCTAAAAGCCTATAATCAACCAACAATGTATATATCAAGCCAACCAACAATTAGGCTAATATCCTAACATTTTTTCACATGTAGCATCCTATCACACATGAAGGCTTTAATACCAAAATTAAACTACCATTTTAATCCAAAAGCTTAAGCTATTAGGTAGTTAGCTTCCGCTAAAAGCCTCAAGATATAACTCAACTAGTTCTCCACATTTCTGATAGCTCCATCACCTCCAGGAGCACATCCACACCAATGTGTTTAAATAACCTATAATATCCCTTTTGTAAGTCCATAAAGACCATATATGCATGCTCCTTCTTATGATATATGTCTATGAAGTCAATAAAGATCATTGCTTCCTTGAAGATCCACTAaactgaaaatttgaaatagcaCATATGTGCCAGCTGTTTCTAGAGAGAAGAAAGCCAAACTGTTTCAATGGTTACGATATGCTATTTTGGAGGAGCAACAGAGTGAATTAGAAAATCCAGTCTTCTTATTTCTTCTTGACTGCCTTACATTGTTGCTTGAGAAAATCAAGAGGAAGCAATTGGCAGtatgaatttgaaaatagacATGGCAAAAAAACAGTGGGTAATACAATTCATTCAACCAGCCAGAGAAAGAACCATCATGATTACATAAGGATGAATATTTCACAGAAAATAGCTCAAGGAAACAGTTAGGATACTTATGGATAATTGTCAAATACCGTATCAAGAGAATCAGCTCCAAGCGCTGCAAATTTTGATTCACCAGTAATTGCAGAGTCCTCTGGTAATGCAAGCTGTTTCTTGACAATGGCACACACCTTCTCCACTGTCTCTGGTTTCGCCTGCTCAAGGATATTGACATTCATATCATTGTTTAATCACATTGTTTAATCACAGAGACATAATACTTACTAGTGCATTTATCCTACTCGATGTAAGATGTACAAGACTATGAGAAAATGTAAACCTAATGCAAAGTCTCCTATCTGCTGATAAGACATGTAAAAGATAACCAAATAAGCCATAGTTATTTACAAAGCCTGCCCCTATTTTCATCTCAGGTTGTTGAGGAGGCTTGGTGACTTGACGAAGATTAAAGACATAGATGTACTTCTTTCTATGCCTACCATATGCTCCCTATTTCAAGGGCACACCAATTTGATTATGATTGAACTAGCAGACTGTTAAAAGTTGCAAATACCTCTGTCCACTATCCcaaaaaatagtattattgATAGTATAAACCTTCCAAAACATGCACTTTTGTTTAATTATGTCCATCTGAACGCGCTTCCACATCTCAAGAAAAGGACTGCCAATTGATCCTGGGGTTGTTGGTTGCATGATACATCATGTAATGAAGTATTCTCTTTCtgatctatctatatatatagccTAGGGCCCATCTTGGACAAATTAGAACCTGTCTTATTTACCTCAAAATTAACCTAGTTCAACCAAATAAATATGCATTAGGCACCCGCACAAGTTTCCAAATGACAAATTAGAACCTGTCTTAATTACATGTTTTGCATCTCAGTTCCAAACATAGACCATTCCAAATGACTAAACTGTTAGTGGTAAAGAACATTGAATCAGAATATAaacattcatgtcaaccaaatgCCAGTCAAATAGCATTTTTCAGTAAAACATTTTTACAGACTCAAAATTGGTGCCTTGTCATGGTTGTGTATTAtatgcataaaataataaaaatgtgaagATACAATCAGTTAAGAACCTACAGCACAAGAAACCCTTAAGCGCAGTGGCAGATGCTGTGATGTAAGCCTTCCCCCTCGATTAGAAAACGAAAGTGATTTCAGACTGGAGATACTGGTTGTTGCCTGCTCAAACATAAGAAACTGAAATCAACAATCGACACTAAATAAAAGAACAGAAGAAAGTATGTCACCTCTAGCACAAACATTCATTCCCCTATTAATTAgcaaacaaaaaactaatatcCACAATATCTTTCCCctcaaaaggaaagaagaaaacttACAATATGAAACACATGGTATGAccaaatgaaaatataagaaagaaataggaattAATGATAGCCCTCAtctaatcaaagaaaaaaagtaatagCAGTCTTCAAAGCTGCATTAACATGGACAAAAATTCTacattttagaaaaagaaatgaggTAGATCAATCCAATGTAGATTTGAAACTAGGGTTCCGAAATTAAGGTCTTCAAGTAAACTGCTGGTTATTTCATTGAAATTGAACATTACAGGTTGAGAATCTCTCAGAGTAAAGGCAACAGGCTGGCTTTAATGAAATAACACATTTACATCATCCATGTGTTATTCAAAGTTCTGAAATATCATTCAACTATTTGGAGGAGACAGGAGGGGAGAAGGGGAGGAAGAAAGAAGTAAATCAACCCATGAATAggctgaaaaaaaaatgtaaaagctaaaaaataaaaaataaagtaaaataaacatTACATAAGATGCCCATGAATTACAAAGTCAATTAGAAGGTTAAGTAGTGCAACATGAATATCAAGagtaattatcaatttttattgtCCCCTGAATTGCAAATACACTCAAAAGCTTTGCAAACAAGCAGAATccaaggttaaaaaaataaggaattaGAATTGAAGAATCCTGTGTATGTCTGAGAGAGGAA
Above is a genomic segment from Vitis riparia cultivar Riparia Gloire de Montpellier isolate 1030 chromosome 14, EGFV_Vit.rip_1.0, whole genome shotgun sequence containing:
- the LOC117930288 gene encoding protein CANDIDATE G-PROTEIN COUPLED RECEPTOR 2-like; this encodes MRSLEGVAESPLSTVLNLTLQEEKYNLTLKEGNYGPRFYGWLFECHGFWHNVALIVPSALFVLYLGFQARKSFTKLTHGRSYIMISYYGCLWLVSLLNLAWCSLQAWECTPEKAVAWNVLSLFTTSGMLFLEVSLVAFLLQGNYASGLEALTRTFVVSGLIIGLDLLLKVIYLFGFGVPLFIDNNDQSHRVKWGLWVVHKLVLTAVYGFILFMYHSKWRERLPARPAFYKYITIMCCLNALALFACGLTGNGAGFGFWLYGLTMIFYHAFYLPLLYITFLADFFQEEDLHLENVYYSEMKDAGFFDADWE
- the LOC117930289 gene encoding acyl carrier protein 1, chloroplastic-like, whose amino-acid sequence is MAAFAGTFVSVQPRPRLLRQSLATTSISSLKSLSFSNRGGRLTSQHLPLRLRVSCAAKPETVEKVCAIVKKQLALPEDSAITGESKFAALGADSLDTVEIVMGLEEEFGINVEEESAQSIATVQDAADLIEKLIEKKDA